In the Limanda limanda chromosome 10, fLimLim1.1, whole genome shotgun sequence genome, one interval contains:
- the matr3l1.1 gene encoding matrin 3-like 1.1 has translation MSQNYRPPDSDHRPDPDAYSSDRRHAAQDQHGYRPPQASLSPSFPPSSSSRGSAHWDGALSILSSCGLEPGDLSLLAELPEDVLTVESLPHVLNQLKGKRASVKPFPTNAPSSSSSRPPSSSSSSSRPPSSSSRDWDQRRSPPIRYPLAPPPSQKVQDHWGNPRSSSSLRAAPPSFSSSPSSCVVDLPPPRPGQTGRAAPPSFSSSPSSCVVDLPPPRPGQTGRASRDRPSVRSAAPNNWTCPSRVSESGSGYRSAPPPEAQGRRPPEGEGSSIVSLPTTTEALDFHGKLPAAFPYSCSLCDITVLSERVWTKHVHGSGHADGQLVLLQRCPRWDCRLETLSRADNQSEKSKDEDTPTRPPQSANESQKSQGNLQGTKKTSDKSKVVCVKFPAQSVDETYLRNLTQPFGEIVKILMFPSLAFVELGSVDQAKDLVKFHINCPPTVNGEQVELSISSTFSFQQSSRVVSFTPAPSGEEGRSDLISIVKRFGLPLYTLFLPSVAFVEMKNVPDAQKLVDYYSAKTLRINSDRVQVSLSGEYRSLMRVASATRYEEETPSTKRGRSQSRAQEEESGNQSKRPRSRERSRDESRDESRAKSSRSRDESNRGKKSRSRSRSRDKSTEKRSRSREKTSSRSSGQNESRKKTEEPEESEKLDSDSKPEPAEPRASEEEEEEEESSAEDSDIEGMQVIGEDVENEDVETAEEEEEEEEEEEDEHPAERTDSTQEEKENVVKEEEEEEVKVKEEEEEEVKVKEEEEEEVKVEEEEEEEVKVKEEDFTREREESADDEEGPDFPVDLENCITLDELEEEEESADSETAAEPKSSTTRVVFFTKLPPRFYSDAEFVQLVKGVGTPVRYFLIRRQQQGFIEMASSAEALNAARALNRQTFLGSELFVNISHKYTRLVNGYDVQSESDTEKIESRSSRRRDRLSKSRTSDREEACRRESGSRKTPEEESGPRKTPERESGSRKTPERESGSGRGSETESASKKTPEPESGPRKTPERESGSRKTPERESVSRRGSEAESTSKKTPEEESGPRKTPEAESGSRKTPEAESVSRRGSEAESTSKKTPEEESGPRKTPEAESGSRKTPEAESASRKTPEEESGPRKTPERESGSGRGSETESASRKTPEPESGPRKTPEAESASRKTQEEESGSRKTPEAESGFRKTPERESGSRRGSEAESASRKTPERELLPKGGQEEQKLKGNVSDNESLKSQNEREATEKDAPEKEPVMNPGSTPEPETSPDQPHTEQKPVDSDHAVNLEQTPEGGVAEPEKPTKPVGTEFVRPVVGYSCQLCQVIYADEDEAKLQHCSSLTHYRKYQETTGIDPWTS, from the exons ATGTCTCAGAACTACAGACCACCTGACTCGGACCACAGACCGGATCCTGATGCCTACTCTTCAGATCGCCGTCACGCGGCTCAGGACCAGCACGGCTACCGGCCGCCGCAggcgtctctctctccgtccttccCGCCCTCGTCCtcgtcccgaggctccgcccactgGGACGGCGCTCTCAGCATCCTGAGTAGCTGTGGTCTGGAACCCGGGGACTTGTCTCTGCTGGCTGAGCTGCCGGAGGACGTCCTGACGGTGGAGTCCCTGCCTCATGTCCTCAATCAGCTGAAAGGAAAGAGAGCGAGCGTCAAACCGTTCCCCACCAacgctccttcctcctcctcctctcgtcctcccagctcctcctcttcctcctctcgccctcccagctcctcctccagagactgGGATCAGCGCCGCAGTCCACCGATCCGGTACCCGctggctcctcctccgtctcagAAGGTCCAGGACCACTGGGGCAATCCCAGAAGCAGCAGCTCGCTCAGAGCCGCCCCCCCGTCCTTCTCGTCCTCGCCCTCCAGCTGCGTGGtggacctcccccccccccgaccgggacagacaggcagagccGCCCCCCCGTCCTTCTCGTCCTCGCCCTCCAGCTGCGTGGtggacctcccccccccccgaccgggacagacaggcagagccTCACGGGACCGCCCCTCGGTCAGGTCGGCTGCACCAAACAACTGGACTTGTCCTTCCCGTGTCTCTGAGTCAGGATCAGGTTACAGGTCAGCTCCGCCCCCTGAAGCTCAGGGGCGCCGCCCCCCCGAGGGCGAAGGCTCTTCCATCGTCTCCTTGCCGACCACGACAGAAGCTCTGGACTTCCACGGCAAGCTGCCAGCGGCGTTCCCGTACTCGTGctctctgtgtgacatcactgtgCTGTCGGAGAGG gtttGGACCAAACACGTCCACGGCTCGGGCCACGCAGACGGACAGCTGGTCCTGCTGCAGCG GTGTCCTCGCTGGGACTGTCGGCTGGAGACGCTCAGCAG GGCTGacaaccaatcagagaagaGTAAGGATGAAGACACGCCCACCCGACCGCCTCAGTCGGCCAATGAGAGCCAAA AGTCCCAGGGGAATCTCCAGGGGACTAAGAAG ACGTCAGACAAGAGCAAAGTGGTGTGTGTGAAGTTTCCAGCTCAGTCTGTGGACGAGACGTATCTGAGGAACCTGACTCAACCGTTTGGAGAGATCGTGAAGATCCTGATGTTCCCGTCTCTA GCGTTTGTGGAGCTGGGCTCCGTCGACCAGGCGAAGGATTTGGTGAAATTCCACATCAACTGTCCTCCAACTGTGAACGGAGAGCAGGTGGAGCTCAGCATCTCCAGCACCTTCAGCTTCCAGCAG AGTTCTCGGGTCGTGAGCTTCACTCCGGCTCCATCAGGAGAAGAAGGCCGATCGGATCTGATCAGCATCGTGAAACGCTTCGGCCTGCCGCTCTACACCCTGTTCCTGCCGTCTGTG gcgTTTGTGGAGATGAAAAATGTTCCTGACGCTCAGAAGCTGGTTGATTATTATTCTGCCAAAACGCTGAGGATCAACAGCGACCGCGTCCAAGTTTCCCTCTCCGGAGAATACAGGAGCCTGAT gCGGGTTGCTTCTGCCACGAGGTACGAGGAGGAAACGCCTTCGAccaagagggggaggagtcaaaGCCGagcgcaggaggaggagtcaggaaacCAGAGCAAAAGACCCAGATCCAGAGAAAGATCCAGAGATGAGTCCAGAGATGAGTCCAGAGCAAAGAGCTCCAGGTCCAGGGATGAGTCCAACAGGGGTAAGAAGTCCAGGTCTCGATCCAGATCCAGAGATAAATCCACAGAGaagagatccagatccagagaAAAGACCAGCAGCAGATCTTCTGGACAGAATGAATCcagaaaaaagacagaggaaccAGAAGAAAGTGAGAAACTTG actctgactccaaaCCTGAACCTGCAGAGCCCAGAGcgagtgaagaagaagaagaagaagaaga GTCGTCTGCAGAGGACAGCGACATCGAGGGGATGCAGGTGATCGGAGAGGACGTTGAGAATGAAGACGTGGAgactgctgaggaggaggaagaggaggaagaggaggaggaagatgaacaTCCAGCAGAGAGAACTGACTCGACACAAGAAG AGAAGGAAAATgtggtgaaagaggaagaggaggaggaagtgaaggtgaaagaggaagaggaggaggaagtgaaggtgaaagaggaagaggaggaggaagtgaaggtggaagaggaagaggaggaggaagtgaaggtgaaagaggaagactTCACCAGAGAAAGGGAGGAGTCAGCAGACGATGAG GAGGGACCAGATTTCCCTGTGGACCTGGAGAACTGCATCACTCTGGATgaactggaagaagaagaagaatccgcTGACTCAG agACGGCAGCTGAACCCAAG tctTCGACCACCAGAGTCGTTTTCTTCACAAAACTGCCGCCGCGTTTCTACAGCGACGCCGAGTTCGTCCAACTGGTCAAAGGTGTTGGAACGCCGGTGCGCTACTTCCTGATTCGCCGACAGCAACAG ggtTTCATCGAGATGGCGTCGTCTGCCGAGGCGCTGAACGCCGCCCGAGCGCTGAACCGTCAAACCTTTCTCGGATCCGAACTCTTCGTCAACATCTCCCACAAATACACCCGACTGGTGAACGG GTACGACGTTCAGTCGGAGTCGGACACGGAGAAGATCGAGAGtcggagcagcaggaggagagacaggctCAGCAAATCCAGAACCTCGGACAGAGAAGAGGCCTGCAGGAGAGAGTCCGGGTCCAGAAAGACTCCAGAGGAAGAGTCAGGACCCAGAAAGACTCCAGAGAGAGAGTCCGGGTCCAGAAAGACTCCAGAGAGAGAGTCCGGGTCCGGGAGAGGTTCTGAGACAGAGTCTGCATCTAAAAAGACTCCAGAGCCAGAGTCAGGACCCAGAAAGACTCCAGAGAGAGAGTCCGGGTCCAGAAAGACTCCAGAGAGAGAGTCCGTGTCCAGGAGAGGTTCTGAGGCAGAGTCTACATCTAAAAAGACTCCAGAAGAAGAGTCGGGACCCAGAAAGACTCCAGAGGCAGAGTCCGGGTCCAGAAAGACTCCAGAGGCAGAGTCCGTGTCCAGGAGAGGTTCTGAGGCAGAGTCTACATCTAAAAAGACTCCAGAAGAAGAGTCGGGACCCAGAAAGACTCCAGAGGCAGAGTCCGGGTCCAGAAAGACTCCAGAGGCAGAGTCTGCATCTAGAAAGACTCCAGAGGAAGAGTCGGGACCCAGGAAGACTCCAGAGAGAGAGTCCGGGTCCGGGAGAGGTTCTGAGACAGAGTCTGCATCTAGAAAGACTCCAGAGCCAGAGTCGGGACCCAGAAAGACTCCAGAGGCAGAGTCTGCATCTAGAAAGACTCAAGAGGAAGAGTCGGGATCTAGAAAGACTCCAGAGGCAGAGTCGGGGTTCAGAAAGACTCCAGAGAGAGAGTCCGGGTCCAGGAGAGGTTCTGAGGCAGAGTCTGCATCTAGAAAGACTCCAGAGAGAGAGTTGTTGCCAAAGGGGGGTCAAGAAGAACAGAAGTTGAAAGGAAACGTGAGTGACAATGAATCTTTGAAGTCACAAAATGAAAGGGAGGCGACGGAGAAAGACGCTCCTGAAAAAGAACCAGTGATGAATCCTGGGTCGACTCCAGAGCCGGAGACGAGTCCAGATCAACCCCACACTGAACAG AAACCTGTGGATTCTGATCATGCAGTGAACCTGGAGCAAACACCAGAAGGGGGCGTCGCTGAGCCTGAGAAACCCACCAAACCTGTTG GAACAGAGTTTGTTCGGCCGGTCGTTGGTTACTCCTGTCAGCTGTGTCAGGTGATCTACGCCGACGAGGATGAAGCCAAACTGCAGCACTGCAGCAGCCTGACGCACTACAGGAAATACCAG GAGACGACGGGAATCGATCCGTGGACGAGCTGA
- the matr3l1.2 gene encoding LOW QUALITY PROTEIN: matrin 3-like 1.2 (The sequence of the model RefSeq protein was modified relative to this genomic sequence to represent the inferred CDS: substituted 4 bases at 4 genomic stop codons), with protein MSQKSLLDGGPKHFAVGRGLLAAAETLNFSMNEQRSSRQMGGMSSGVGGGGGGAEGQDGGAQMPRRGNNLGSTMKLFASLGLSPSDLDALAEIPEEEISVETLPHLLLQLKSRKGEAGERRGGASNMSSMSSDSVYRGGRDSWDKVHMGRSGGPSLGGGSARAQSDFGFSPVQDVSGRGYGVSYSSGGASRERPYSELSHHDSYGGLGMGPPASEPVFLQRRMGSPSNGKVQDFLGVAPPMFPHVCSLCDFDVHSTMEWNQHVNGLRHAENRRVLLDMYPEWDPAMSSGRGGGSLETPNLSAGLLGPAPMSSARAAGGTSSSWGGSGLSGKNQLGQNKLRSRVVVVKYARKPLSNKTLFAFTEPFGCLREHLVLNNKAFLEMSSHEEAQDMVNYYDQHPAALYGKPLTFYLSRRLMVIEKEGQSADTLMDMPIREVKGHGSQVVFFSNLPREEEKKKELLTIAGRFGIVEKHLFLTDQAFVQLGTPQDAEMLVKYYSVNPLTIKGRPIRLNICAKYKTLNVNRRQAGSAGEGRGQRNASSGSRTSSNSRTSSSSARTREEEKKEQEENKAKAEEKPAEEEGVSGVMEGEEPVTDRDEKAETGEESSGGVREVRRCXTETNMEDXQESYFXKLNWXRSQVPDDVTDDVTEQTPEPVGGAEGEAKQGAESDGATEPTETQDPTEEHQIKKEPVTEPGERSEALEEEEPADELDQDFMENMEDFVTLDEVAEDEDEDLRDSDATDNTRGGGMRVVNIVGFRRGFNFLNELLALAKPFGKVVKHLVLDLRLEAYLQFDLEDEARAMAKFYNSNVTATVCGRPVRISHSMTYPTIQCGTSRVVYIGQIPSGKYHDEAVLKLAEPFGVVRKYFLNRIKRECFVEMENAEDAEKMAEDCKVNPPKLQGKRLTVYVSRKYRQLKHGHRCLSTTKRDNSSLTSTSSKHPEEPPTKKAREEEKPEEGEKWEEEEEEMKVEEEKKVEEEKEKKEVEEKEVKQDEMQSSDETNPDVSDPKPKSEEEDVPQDEQLDPTETRQDRHTEPPPPAENKPSVASLPLPPHDPDTPIGVEHVKTGFYCRVCFLFYSNEDMAKKTHCSSPAHYDKLQKHLEKEQTKAEKKRARKTAS; from the exons ATGTCTCAGAAGTCGCTGCTGGACGGGGGTCCGAAGCACTTCGCCGTGGGCCGGGGGCTCCTGGCCGCCGCAGAGACCTTGAACTTCAGCATGAACGAGCAGCGCTCCAGCCGTCAGATGGGGGGCATGTCCtcgggtgtgggggggggcggcggtggCGCAGAGGGCCAGGATGGCGGCGCTCAGATGCCGCGGCGAGGCAACAATCTTGGCAGCACCATGAAGCTGTTTGCCAGTTTGGGTCTGTCCCCATCAGACCTGGACGCTCTGGCTGAGATCCCGGAGGAGGAGATCAGCGTGGAGACGCtgccccacctcctcctgcagctcaagAGCCGCAAGGGGGAGGCTGGAGAGCGGCGGGGGGGCGCGTCCAACATGTCCTCCATGTCCTCTGACTCTGTGTACCGCGGCGGCAGGGACAGCTGGGACAAGGTGCACATGGGCAGGAGCGGCGGCCCGTCTCTCGGGGGGGGTTCGGCCCGGGCGCAGTCAGACTTCGGCTTCAGTCCCGTGCAGGACGTCTCCGGCCGCGGCTACGGCGTGAGCTACAGCAGCGGGGGGGCGAGCAGAGAGAGGCCGTATTCTGAGCTTTCCCACCACGACTCCTACGGTGGACTTGGCATGGGGCCGCCGGCGTCCGAACCCGTCTTTCTGCAGCGGAGGATGGGCTCGCCGTCCAACGGGAAAGTCCAAGACTTCTTGGGAGTCGCCCCCCCCATGTTCCCCCATGTGTGCTCTCTTTGTGACTTTGACGTTCATTCCACCATG gagtggAACCAGCATGTTAACGGACTGCGACATGCTGAGAACAGACGTGTGCTCCTGGACAT GTATCCAGAGTGGGACCCCGCCATGTCGTCAGGcagagg GGGGGGTTCTCTGGAGACCCCCAACCTGTCAGCTGGACTGCTGGGACCCGCCCCCATGTCTTCAGCCCGGGCAGCAGGAGGGACGTCCTCCAGCTGGG gagGATCTGGTTTGTCAGGAAAGAACCAGCTGGGACAGAACAAG CTGAGGAGCCGAGTGGTGGTGGTGAAATACGCCAGGAAGCCTCTGAGCAACAAGACTCTGTTTGCCTTCACCGAGCCGTTCGGCTGCCTGAGGGAACATCTGGTCCTCAACAACAAG gcGTTCCTGGAGATGAGCAGCCACGAGGAGGCGCAGGACATGGTGAACTACTACGACCAGCATCCTGCGGCGCTCTACGGGAAGCCGCTGACCTTCTACCTGTCCAGGAGGCTCATGGTCATCGAG AAGGAAGGTCAGTCGGCGGACACCTTGATGGACATGCCCATcagggaggtcaaaggtcacggcaGCCAGGTGGTTTTCTTCTCCAACCTgcccagagaggaagagaagaagaaggagctgcTGACCATCGCTGGACGCTTTGGCATCGTGGAGAAACACCTGTTTCTAACTGACCAG GCGTTTGTCCAGCTGGGGACGCCGCAGGACGCAGAGATGCTGGTGAAGTATTACAGCGTGAACCCGCTCACCATCAAGGGCCGGCCCATCCGCCTCAACATCTGCGCCAAGTACAAAACACTGAA tgtgaaccGCCGGCAGGCGGGGTCTGCCGGAGAGGGGCGGGGCCAGAGGAACGCCTCCTCTGGATCCAGGACCTCCTCCAACTCCAGAACGTCCTCGTCCAGTGCCAggaccagagaggaggagaagaaggagcaggaggagaacaagGCCAAGGCTGAGGAGAaacctgctgaggaggagggggtgtctggagtgatggagggggaggagccggtAACCGATAGAGACGAGAAGGCGGAGACAGGGGAGGAGTCTTCAGGAGGTGTTCGGGAGGTGAGGAGATgctgaacagaaacaaacatggaggattAACAGGAAAGTTATTTCTGAAAATTAAATTGGTGACGTTCGCAGgtccctgatgatgtcactgatgatgtcactgagcAAACACCTGAGCCGGTGGGCGGGGCAGAAGGTGAGGCCAAGCAGGGGGCGGAGTCAGACGGAGCAACGGAACCAACTGAAACCCAAGATCCCACCGAGGAACACCAGATCAAGAAAGAACCGGTGACAGAACCCGGCGAGCGTTCCGAggcgctggaggaggaggagcctgctGACGAG CTCGACCAGGACTTCATGGAGAACATGGAGGACTTTGTGACGTTGGACGAAGTCGCAGAAGACGAGGACGAAGATCTCCGCGACTCGGACGCCACCG aCAACACGAGGGGGGGG GGGATGAGGGTCGTGAACATCGTGGGGTTCAGACGAGGGTTCAACTTCCTCAACGAGCTGCTGGCTCTCGCCAAACCGTTTGGCAAAGTGGTCAAACACCTGGTTCTGGACTTAAGACTCGAG GCCTACCTTCAGTTCGACCTGGAGGACGAAGCTCGAGCGATGGCCAAGTTCTACAACAGCAACGTCACGGCCACGGTGTGCGGTCGGCCCGTCAGGATCAGTCACTCCATGACCTACCCCACCATCCAg TGTGGCACCAGCCGGGTGGTGTACATCGGGCAGATCCCCAGCGGGAAGTACCACGACGAGGCCGTCCTGAAGCTGGCCGAGCCGTTCGGGGTCGTCAGGAAGTACTTCCTCAACAGGATCAAGAGAGAG TGTTTCGTCGAGATGGAAAACGCAGAGGACGCAGAGAAAATGGCAGAAGATTGCAAAGTCAATCCACCAAAGCTCCAAGGGAAGCGTCTGACGGTTTACGTCAGCAGGAAGTACCGGCAGCTGAAGCACGG ACATCGATGTCTCAGCACAACGAAGAGAGACAACAGCAGTTTGACCTCAACGTCCTCCAAACATCCTGAAGAGCCTCCAACCAAGAAagccagggaggaggagaagccagaggaaggagagaaatgggaggaggaagaagaggagatgaaggtggaggaggagaagaaggtggaggaggagaaggagaagaaggaggtggaggagaaggaggtgaagcaggATGAGATGCAGAGCAGTGACGAGACGAATCCTGATGTTTCTGATCCGAAACCCAAGAGTGAGGAAGAA GACGTCCCACAGGACGAGCAGCTGGACCCGACGGAGACGAGGCAGGACAGACACACCGAGCCCCCCCCACCTGCTGAAAACAAACCCAGCGTGGCGTCTCTGCCGCTCCCCCCCCATGACCCGGACACCCCCATCG gTGTCGAACACGTGAAAACGGGTTTTTACTGTCGAGTCTGTTTCCTGTTCTACTCCAACGAAGACATGGCCAAGAAGACGCACTGCAGCAGCCCGGCGCACTACGACAAGCTGCAG AAACATCTGGAGAAGGAACAAACcaaagcagagaagaagagggcGAGGAAGACGGCGTcatga